The genome window CATGACATTGCCCCGGGTGTACCGCTGGACGGTGTTACGAGACAGCCCCGATTCTTTGACAGCTTTCGCCATTGCGCCATACCGTCCGCCTTCTTCCTTCAGCACACGTAAGGCAGTGGTGACTCGCTCAGGTGAAGCAGTCATGGCATGTGCTTCTCCCTCGGTCCACATTCTATACAGCTCCGCCATCGTTTTCTTGAGTCTTGGCTGTGCTTCGCCGTTGATGTTGACGAATGAAACCACAGTATCACCGGTCAGGCAGGTTCCAACCCGGTGCCTAACCATCTGCCTGTCCACAAAAATAGGGCATACCACTTTAAAAGTAATCAGGTTATGCTCGAAAGGGCTGCCGTGATGATGCGTCAACAGGTATCGAATAAGTTTTTCGTCACGCGAGTTCAAAGGCGCGTCGTTGTCTCCACCGAAGCTTACCCTGGCGGCATTGACGATCATTTTATCGTCGCCCACCACTTGAACGAGGCTGACGCTGCCTATACCGTCGCCGAGCGGATAAAGCGTGACAGGGTTGGAGGTAGAGACGGTCATCCCCGCCAGCTTAACGCCCATCCTGCGGGCCTGGATGGGAGCCGTCCAGGCGAACCGCTTGGAGGTCAGCGGCGCCGTTCACGCGCGGCCATCCGCTCGCTCTGGGGCCCGTCCCGTCGGCTCAGCAGCAGCAGGGAGAGGACGATCATGAGGGCGGCGAGCGCAAGGTCCATGCGGCAGGGTGCTTTTTGCCGTGTGACACGGGCGTGACCCGGGAGGACACGTCGGGCGCTCAGGCCAGGTTCTCCGACCCCAGCCCCACCTCTCTCAGCACCGCCCCGAACTGTTCCGGCGTGACGGGCAGGACGCTCAGGCGCGTGCCCCTGCGCAGGAGCGGCGAGTCCCGCCACTCGGGCAGGGTGCGCAGGGTGTCGAGGGTCACGACCCCGGCAAAGGCGAGCGCGGGCTCCACGTCCACCATGCTCCAGCGCGGGTTGTCGGGGCTCGATTTGGGGTCGAAGTAGGGGCTTCCCGGGTCGAATTGCAGATTGTCCGGGTACGCCTCCCGCACCACCCGCGCGACGCCCGCCACGCCGGTCGGTTTTGCCCCCGAGTGGTAGAAGAGGCAGAGGTCGCCGGGGCGCATCTGGCGCAGGAAGTTGCGGGCCTGGTAGTTTCGCACGCCGTTCCAGGGCTCGCGGCCTGCCCGCACGAGGTCGGCAAAACCGAAGACGGCGGGTTCGGACTTCAGGAGCCAGCGGCGCCGCTGTGAGAGGGGCATCGGCAAGAGGGTAACGCCGCGTACCCACCTTCCGTGCCTTCCCGCACCCTGTCCCCGGCGGGGGCGCTCTACCATGCTCGTGTGCGCCCCCTGCCCTGGCTTCCCGTGCTGCTGCTGCTCGCGCTGGCGGCCTACCTGCTGCCGGAACGCCTGAGCCTGCCGGGGGCCGGGACTTCCGCGCCGCCCACCCCGCCCGCCGTCTCGCAGACGCTGCCGAACGCCTTGCCGCCCGAGACCCGCGCGCTGTTCGAGCGTTCGCGCCCGGCGACCGTGCAGGTCGAGAGCGTCGATCCCAGCACGCGCGAGGCGGGGCTGGGCACGGGCTTTTTCATCTCGCCGGACGGGCAGGTGCTCACCGCGTACCACGTGGTCTCCACCGGGCGGCTCTTCCAGATTCGGACCCTCTCGGGCCGCACCTACCGGGCTCGCCTGACGGCCTACGACGCGCAGGCGGACGTGGCCCTGCTGACGGTCCAGGGGCGCGGGCCCTTCCCGGTGCTCAATCTCGCCACCCGCCCGCCGCGCGTGGGGGAGACGGTGCTCGCCATCGGGAACAGCGGCGGGGGCTTCCTGCAACCGCGCCGGGGGCAACTGCTGCGGCTCTCCGCCCAGGCGGGGCGGGCCGACTTCCCGCAGGGCACGCTGGAGATGACCGCACCCCTCGCGCCCGGCGACAGCGGCGGCCCGGTCATCGACGGGAACGGGCAGGCCATCGGCGTGGTGAGCTACATCCGGCTCGACGAGAGCAACCAGACCCGCGCGAGCTACGCCGTGCCCGTCACCGAGGGCAACCAGCTCATCGAGGCCCTCAGGAGGGGCGAGCAGCGCGACGTGCCCGTCGTGGGGCTGTTTTTCGACCTCGCCCACAGCGGGTTCACGACCCCCGCCGGGGCCGTCGTGTCGCGGGTGGCGCGCGGCAGCCCCGCCGCCGCCGCCGGACTGCGGGGCTCGGCACTCGACGCCAACGGCAACCTCGCGGCCCTCGGCGACATCATCACCAACGTGAACGGCGCGCGCACCCGCAACGCCGACGAGGTGATCACCGCGATCCGCCGCGCGCAGATCGGCGACACCATCTCCCTGGGTTACGTCCGGGACGGTCAGGCGCGCGAGACGACGATCACCCTCGTCGCCCGGCGCAGCGTACCCGACCTGCGCGAGTAAGCCTGAAGGGAGACTAAGCGCGGCGGCGCGGTGCCGGGGTCCGTCGCCTCACACGCCCGTCTTACGTTGGACACATGTCACGCGCCTTCGTGAAAGAAGACGGCGGCGAGCGCTGGATGCCGCCCACCACGCCCCACGCCTACCGGGTCTTGTGGCAGGGCGTGGGCGGCCCCGAGGTCGTCCACGAGTCCGACGATCTCCTCGAAGCGCTGCGCTGGCTCTCCAGCCGCCCCCAGGGCGCCTTCGAGCTGCGCGACCACGCTGGGGCCCTGCTCGCCACGGCATAGCGGCTACCAGGTCCCCTCCAGCGTGACCCTCGCCGCCCCCGCCAGACTCTGCCCGGGGGCGAGCGTCCGCAGGTCCACGCCCCCCACCCCCCGTGC of Deinococcus planocerae contains these proteins:
- a CDS encoding EVE domain-containing protein, whose protein sequence is MPLSQRRRWLLKSEPAVFGFADLVRAGREPWNGVRNYQARNFLRQMRPGDLCLFYHSGAKPTGVAGVARVVREAYPDNLQFDPGSPYFDPKSSPDNPRWSMVDVEPALAFAGVVTLDTLRTLPEWRDSPLLRRGTRLSVLPVTPEQFGAVLREVGLGSENLA
- a CDS encoding S1C family serine protease — translated: MRPLPWLPVLLLLALAAYLLPERLSLPGAGTSAPPTPPAVSQTLPNALPPETRALFERSRPATVQVESVDPSTREAGLGTGFFISPDGQVLTAYHVVSTGRLFQIRTLSGRTYRARLTAYDAQADVALLTVQGRGPFPVLNLATRPPRVGETVLAIGNSGGGFLQPRRGQLLRLSAQAGRADFPQGTLEMTAPLAPGDSGGPVIDGNGQAIGVVSYIRLDESNQTRASYAVPVTEGNQLIEALRRGEQRDVPVVGLFFDLAHSGFTTPAGAVVSRVARGSPAAAAGLRGSALDANGNLAALGDIITNVNGARTRNADEVITAIRRAQIGDTISLGYVRDGQARETTITLVARRSVPDLRE